GCGGTAGATGTCGATGATCTCTTCCGCCGACCGTGACCGGACGCCGGCGTACGCGCCCTGCTGCAGCAGCAAGCCGTCGTGTTCGAGGCGTGCGATCGCCTCGCGGATCGGCGTGCGGCTCACCCCGTACTCGCGGCCCAGCGACGACTCCGACAGCCGCGTTCCCGGCGGGAACTTGCCGTTGACCACGTCGTCACGCAGCTGGATGTAGAGCGCGAAACCCTTGCCGAGCTTGGCCGGCGACGTCCCGCGCTCGATTCCGTACATCTGGTGATCCTCTCGTCGACCGTTGCATCGACCTGTACACAGGTGCCCGCTCACGAGTCCCAGTCGATGCCGAAGATGCCCGGCCCGAAATCCAGCGCGACCGCGTGGACGCTGTGGCTGCTGTCCAGCCGGAGGCCGCGGCGGGACGAAGTGCCGTCGGACGCCCGGGAATACTGCCAGCAGCGGGACGGGACGGCCTCCGGGGCGAACCGGACCTCCAGCAGGTACTCGCGGACCGAGCGGCGGAACTCGCGATAGTGCGTGGCACGGCACTGCGGATAGGGCGGGCCGGAGTTG
This Amycolatopsis sulphurea DNA region includes the following protein-coding sequences:
- a CDS encoding GntR family transcriptional regulator; protein product: MYGIERGTSPAKLGKGFALYIQLRDDVVNGKFPPGTRLSESSLGREYGVSRTPIREAIARLEHDGLLLQQGAYAGVRSRSAEEIIDIYRIRVILEKAIVRDAASRRREVDLIQLRRAFDAEATMASSTRSGPEASKCRPPLCPMWT